Proteins encoded within one genomic window of Triticum aestivum cultivar Chinese Spring chromosome 2D, IWGSC CS RefSeq v2.1, whole genome shotgun sequence:
- the LOC123051228 gene encoding endo-1,4-beta-xylanase 5-like: MVGAPTEHTHGDKERITGELPARLRLLPAGRLPVLSTEQFLHLSHQVMEPAAASPLPPPPRTKPNNMLLLLPLLLLAASLAPHGSSADGLRYDYKAYTECKGHPEPALYNGGILRWAKKIKDFRTADEGNYSPSFVLYNMSAGMAYSFSCWVKFNGPGTIHVKAKILSLDNAGSQCLGTALVRNDCWSFLKGGFTLNSPSQTSVLYFQAATANASMVSIRSASLQPFSPEQWSQHREDRIQLIRKRFVNVHVSDSSGGRVVGAKVAVRQMSRDFPFGSAISKTILGNKPYQDWFRKRFNAAVFENELKWYATEPAPGKEDYALADQLLQFVQSSDAVARGHNIFWEDPKYTPWWVKNLTSADQLRAAVAGRIESLLSRYKGDFVHWDVSNEMLHFDFYESRLGRNATTDFFRTAKRADPLATLFLNDFNVVEVCDDLSSSADSYVSRLRQLADAGVTFEGIGLEAHFGKPNIPYVRAVLDKLGTLRLPIWLTEVDISNALDPKTQAAYLEEVLREGFAHPSVDGIMLWTAMDASAACYQMCLTDGNFTNLPAGDVVDRLLGEWQTREVLGATNDRGSFNFSAFLGEYKLSVTYLNSSAEGTFSLARSDDTKHITIRLQP; this comes from the exons ATGGTAGGCGCACCGACCGAACACACACACGGGGACAAGGAAAGGATCACGGGAGAACTGCCCGCCCGGTTACGCTTGCTACCCGCCGGCCGGTTGCCTGTGCTCTCAACAGAGCAGTTCTTGCACCTTAGCCACCAAGTTATGGAGCCTGCGGCGGcgtcgcctcttcctcctcctcctcggaccAAGCCCAACAACATGCTCCTCCTCCTGCCACTgctgctgctcgccgcctcgctcgCTCCGCATGGCTCCTCCG CTGACGGTTTGCGCTACGACTACAAGGCCTACACTGAG TGCAAAGGCCACCCTGAGCCTGCGCTGTACAACGGCGGCATCCTGCGGTGGGCCAAGAAGATCAAGGACTTCAGGACGGCGGACGAAGGCAACTACTCGCCCTCCTTCGTGCTCTACAACATGTCTGCGGGCATGGCGTACAGCTTCTCAT GCTGGGTGAAATTCAACGGGCCAGGAACTATCCACGTGAAGGCCAAGATCCTGTCACTAGACAACGCTGGATCACAGTGCCTGGGCACGGCTCTGGTGCGAAACGACTGCTGGTCCTTCCTCAAGGGCGGCTTCACCCTCAACTCGCCGTCGCAGACCTCCGTCCTCTATTTCCAG GCTGCAACCGCAAATGCGTCCATGGTGTCGATCAGAAGCGCCTCGCTGCAGCCGTTCTCGCCGGAGCAGTGGAGCCAGCACCGGGAGGACCGCATCCAGCTG atccgcaaacgctttGTGAACGTGCACGTGTCGGACAGCAGTGGCGGCCGTGTCGTGGGCGCCAAGGTCGCCGTGCGCCAGATGAGCAGGGACTTCCCCTTCGGCTCCGCCATCAGCAAGACCATACTCGGCAACAAGCCATATCAG GACTGGTTCCGGAAGCGGTTCAACGCCGCGGTGTTCGAGAACGAGCTCAAGTGGTACGCGACGGAGCCGGCGCCGGGGAAGGAGGACTACGCGCTCGCCGACCAGCTGCTGCAGTTCGTGCAGTCCAGCGACGCGGTGGCGCGCGGCCACAACATCTTCTGGGAGGACCCCAAGTACACCCCGTGGTGGGTCAAGAACCTCACCTCCGCCGACCAGCTCCGCGCCGCCGTGGCGGGCCGCATCGAGAGCCTCCTCTCGCGCTACAAGGGCGACTTCGTGCACTGGGACGTGAGCAACGAGATGCTCCACTTCGACTTCTACGAGTCCCGCCTCGGCCGCAACGCCACCACCGACTTCTTCCGCACCGCCAAGCGCGCCGACCCGCTCGCCACCCTCTTCCTCAACGACTTCAACGTCGTCGAGGTCTGCGACGACCTCAGCTCCAGCGCCGACTCCTACGTCTCCCGCCTCCGCCAGCTCGCCGACGCCGGCGTCACCTTCGAGGGCATCGGCCTCGAGGCACACTTCGGGAAGCCAAATATCCCCTACGTTCGCGCCGTGCTCGACAAGCTCGGCACGCTCCGCCTCCCCATCTGGCTCACCGAGGTCGACATCAGCAACGCCCTTGACCCCAAGACCCAGGCGGCGTACCTGGAGGAGGTGCTGCGGGAGGGGTTCGCGCACCCGTCCGTGGACGGGATCATGCTCTGGACCGCCATGGACGCCAGCGCCGCCTGCTATCAGATGTGCCTCACCGACGGCAACTTCACCAACCTGCCCGCCGGGGACGTCGTGGACCGGCTGCTCGGGGAGTGGCAGACCAGAGAGGTGCTCGGCGCCACCAACGACCGCGGCTCGTTCAACTTCAGCGCCTTCCTCGGGGAGTACAAGTTGTCCGTCACCTACCTCAACTCCTCCGCCGAGGGCACCTTCTCGCTCGCCCGCAGCGACGACACCAAGCACATCACCATTCGTCTCCAGCCATGA
- the LOC123048450 gene encoding proline-rich protein 4 — protein MAAPRALALCVLLAIAVANAEAASVVVGLAKCADCTRKNMKAEEAFKALQVAIKCKNSAGEYESKAVGALDGTGAFSVPLASDLHGADCVAQLHSAASNAPCPGQEPSKIVPVSDGTTYGVVAGENTATSSAASPECASMTLCGPIKKHIIEHFHHKKPVPPKPEPKPQPHPDYGPVPKPEPKPQPHPDYHPVPPTPAYAGGGDGGYHGHH, from the coding sequence ATGGCGGCTCCGAGAGCACTCGCCCTCTGCGTCCTGCTGGCCATCGCCGTCGCCAATGCGGAGGCGGCGTCCGTGGTCGTCGGCCTGGCCAAATGCGCCGACTGCACCAGGAAGAACATGAAGGCCGAGGAAGCCTTCAAGGCTCTGCAGGTGGCGATCAAGTGCAAGAACAGCGCCGGCGAGTACGAGAGCAAGGCCGTGGGCGCCCTCGACGGCACCGGCGCCTTCAGCGTGCCCCTCGCTTCTGACCTTCATGGCGCCGACTGCGTCGCTCAGCTCCACAGCGCCGCCTCCAACGCGCCGTGCCCCGGCCAGGAGCCGTCCAAGATCGTGCCGGTGTCTGACGGCACAACCTACGGCGTCGTCGCCGGCGAGAACACCGCCACGTCGTCCGCGGCGTCGCCCGAGTGCGCGTCCATGACCCTGTGCGGGCCGATCAAGAAGCACATCATTGAGCACTTCCACCATAAGAAGCCCGtgccgcccaagccggagcccaagcccCAGCCCCACCCGGACTACGGCCCCgtgcccaagccggagcccaagccgCAGCCCCACCCGGACTACCACCCTGTCCCTCCCACGCCCGCCtacgccggcggcggcgacggtggataCCACGGACACCACTGA